Proteins co-encoded in one Aspergillus flavus chromosome 2, complete sequence genomic window:
- the pdeH gene encoding pdeH, protein MGVPNPVDSMDGVECSAVYIDRRVVQERWVYQSPTDSSNTSSSDASTFPDEPDSLRSDVEVLLGVCKRIYLCNVGPSLASKLAELSDDAITTCTPIFAFFDVDLSGEDAGLSRRRSGRGSWPEVSPPSPASLRRGFTFSSQSEGAHDLKLLSGLSADIQVQESPNLIVPVAVLRSSAQPPSSVPVDPQRNGAIPEFQQISKCLDAGAVDVLASPLSKARMQGLVVHAFRARKSALKEQSRFMSRKKLRKYSWVGVHDEQPYAYLREAMVSKLMKGICNPEEVIEEFQDQSELDVSPEREELIKEQIGNWNFTAHDFSDDELVLGASEILHHAFTMPNLEQWQLTPGELRTFLLACRASYNSFVLYHNFRHAIDVLQSVFCFLLHIGALPPYGSVTRDTDSKSPIASLLTPFDTLTLLISAIGHDVGHPGVNNFFLVKLNAPLAQLYNDNSVLEAFHCAAFSQILRRYWPSAFKDKQIRKLLISAILATDMGVHQKFMERLGSLQEKFYENGQTVDGWKPQDLDMYKTLLCGLLIKCADISNVARPWDVAEKWTKILQEEFANQGEMEKEVGMETALFGGPPELGNVYKLAIGQIGFMSIFALPLFEGVADILPDMRFTVEHIRNNQSRWHHLADLEKRKQILLDESGPDDVVSPCTQSPAVSLKGFKGLRAPLTTSGPDTPAKQSPPPNENSGRRETDYFGAVHSSVDSGTSRGSLNENTISPVVSPDTAGPSMDITGSPLPSQTPSRKSSNAVPDLTMVSIAGASPDRNRIRTDSGVSNGAADGHSSLDTNHSSRDPTVLAAVIFSNSREDDSQDHSSVRDSTGDITGERPSSSRNGPQNYRRHHANTNSSGRTSGPSNSQRNSCTRTHSISNYSNNMTPISPATNATSFLTVDDGEDKGFSQESSSRSDRESDRGDARPASSNIDRESEGRPPQSSHTSHSQSDEMNKNHLMAPVKGNGNGYSKQSAHPPGSPKHDGNGQQWDGSSGGEQPSRKLLKRRSRLRLAFWKRKTHHSHHHELSGES, encoded by the exons ATGGGTGTGCCGAACCCAGTCGACAGCATGGATGGTGTCGAATGTTCGGCCGTGTATATTGATCGCCGTGTAGTCCAAGAACGGTGGGTGTATCAAAGCCCCACTGATTCCTCAAATACGTCTAGTTCCGATGCCTCTACATTTCCTGACGAACCGGATTCTCTGCGATCAGATGTGGAAGTTCTACTGGGGGTCTGCAAACGGA TTTATCTGTGTAATGTTGGCCCCTCTCTCGCATCCAAACTCGCCGAACTTAGTGACGACGCCATTACGACCTGCACACCTATCTTCGCGTTCTTTGACGTCGATTTATCAGGAGAAGACGCCGGCCTATCGCGTCGGAGGAGTGGCCGGGGCTCATGGCCCGAGgtatctcctccatctccggcgTCGTTGCGTCGCGGCTTCACCTTCTCATCTCAGTCCGAGGGGGCGCACGATCTGAAGTTATTGTCGGGATTGTCAGCCGACATTCAAGTCCAAGAGTCCCCAAACTTAATCGTCCCGGTTGCTGTCTTGCGCTCCTCTGCTCAGCCCCCTAGTAGCGTGCCCGTTGACCCCCAGCGCAACGGGGCGATCCCCGAATTTCAGCAGATATCGAAATGCTTAGATGCGGGAGCCGTCGACGTCTTAGCGTCACCCCTGAGCAAGGCTAGGATGCAGGGCCTTGTAGTCCACGCCTTCCGTGCTCGCAAGTCCGCTTTGAAAGAACAGTCCCGCTTCATGTCCAGAAAAAAGTTGCGCAAGTATTCGTGGGTAGGTGTTCACGATGAGCAGCCCTATGCCTACTTAAGAGAAGCAAT GGTGTCGAAGCTTATGAAGGGCATCTGCAATCCCGAAGAGGTGATAGAAGAATTTCAGGATCA GAGTGAATTGGATGTGAGCCCAGAACGTGAGGAGCTCATCAAAGAGCAGATCGGAAACTGGAACTTTACCGCTCATGATTTTTCTGATGATGAGCTGGTGTTGGGGGCTTCTGAAATCCTGCACCATGCCTTCACTATGCCAAATCTGGAACAGTGGCAATTAACCCCTG GTGAACTTCGGACGTTCTTGCTTGCGTGTCGTGCATCCTATAACTCCTTTGTTCTCTACCATAACTTTCGACATGCTATTGACGTCCTGCAATCTGTATTTTGTTTCCTCCTTCACATTGGCGCTCTTCCCCCTTATGGGTCGGTTACTCGAGACACTGACTCGAAATCTCCTATTGCTTCCCTTCTCACACCCTTCGATACTCTTACGCTGTTGATATCGGCAATTGGTCATGACGTGGGTCACCCTGGAGTGAATAACTTTTTCCTGGTCAAGCTCAACGCACCGCTGGCACAACTCTACAATGATAACTCAGTGTTGGAGGCATTTCACTGCGCTGCCTTTTCCCAGATCTTGCGCCGCTACTGGCCATCCGCATTTAAGGATAAGCAAATCCGCAAATTGCTGATCAGCGCGATCTTGGCAACAGACATGGGCGTCCACCAGAAGTTCATGGAGCGATTGGGGTCTTTGCAGGAGAAGTTCTATGAGAACGGCCAGACTGTTGATGGATGGAAGCCCCAGGATCTCGATATGTACAAGACTCTTCTTTGTGGTCTACTAATCAAATGCGCCGATATTAGTAACGTGGCGCGGCCGTGGGATGTGGCTGAAAAATGGACCAAGATTCTGCAGGAAGAGTTCGCCAACCAGGGTGAGATGGAAAAGGAGGTTGGCATGGAAACTGCTTTGTTCGGTGGGCCACCAGAACTCGGAAACGTATACAAACTCGCCATAGGTCAGATCGGTTTCATGTCTATATTCGCTCTTCCTCTATTCGAGGGCGTAGCGGATATCTTGCCCGATATGCGATTCACCGTTGAACATATCCGAAACAATCAGTCCAGATGGCATCACCTCGCTGatttggagaaaagaaagcagatcTTGTTAGACGAAAGTGGCCCTGATGACGTGGTATCTCCTTGTACTCAGAGTCCAGCTGTGAGTTTGAAAGGCTTCAAAGGTCTCCGTGCACCGTTAACGACGAGCGGACCGGATACTCCTGCCAAACAATCACCCCCACCCAATGAAAATAGTGGCCGGCGCGAAACGGATTATTTTGGTGCAGTCCACTCGTCCGTGGATTCTGGAACCTCGCGCGGGAGTCTTAACGAGAACACCATTAGTCCTGTCGTCTCTCCGGATACAGCCGGTCCTTCGATGGACATAACTGGAAGTCCTTTGCCCTCCCAAACCCCATCGCGAAAGTCGTCCAACGCTGTGCCAGACCTTACCATGGTCTCCATCGCAGGCGCGTCCCCAGACAGAAACAGGATTCGGACGGACTCCGGAGTATCCAATGGGGCCGCCGACGGCCACTCTTCCCTTGACACGAATCACTCTTCACGGGACCCCACGGTTCTGGCCGCCGTCATTTTCTCTAACTCGCGCGAGGACGATTCACAGGATCATTCGAGCGTCCGCGACAGTACGGGGGATATCACAGGCGAAAGACCGAGCAGTTCACGCAATGGTCCGCAAAACTATCGTCGCCATCACGCCAACACTAATTCATCGGGACGCACATCTGGCCCATCGAACTCTCAGCGGAACAGTTGTACCAGAACCCACAGCATCAGTAACTACAGCAATAACATGACTCCTATTTCTCCTGCGACCAACGCAACCAGTTTCCTTACTGTAGATGACGGTGAGGACAAGGGCTTTAGCCAGGAAAGCAGTAGCAGGAGCGATCGTGAAAGTGATAGGGGCGACGCGCGTCCAGCCTCTTCCAATATTGACCGAGAATCGGAGGGTCGTCCACCACAGTCCAGCCATACTTCCCATTCTCAGTCGGATGAGATGAACAAGAATCATCTTATGGCGCCCGTGAAAGGGAACGGCAATGGCTATTCCAAACAGTCTGCACACCCCCCTGGAAGCCCAAAGCACGACGGCAATGGTCAGCAATGGGATGGGTCCAGCGGCGGAGAGCAGCCATCGCGCAAGTTGTTGAAACGTCGAAGTCGCCTTCGATTAGCATTCTGGAAACGCAAAACCCATCATTCTCACCATCATGAGCTGAGCGGTGAATCATGA
- the sntB gene encoding putative PHD finger and BAH domain protein (Deletion of sntB increased global levels of H3K9K14 acetylation and impaired several developmental processes including sclerotia formation, heterokaryon compatibility, secondary metabolite synthesis, and ability to colonize host seeds): MASDRSPPQKSQQHHVRPNSSSSAAATAAGQRRMPTPGQSSRTGSADSPTPQGLATLNERQSQPMTTSTSASEVAGTEPPSASATPAPYGTRSRGRNAAPRPNYAEDRDIDMDLEIAQPATKAAKRTNGVPNQSANGTKTDGEKSAPSSNSRKSQTAVNGTSPASAAKDSIPGTSSFSAKLEEANGASNSRKRKQPASATTSSSANGSASKKLFTTPPGASQGHNDSNSNMVSFENRGAHLEDGKLTADDGTTFSINDHVYLICEPPGEPYYLARIMEFIPNKDVPSGPIEAVRVNWYYRPRDIQRKVADTRLVFASMHSDTCPLTSLRGKCQIKHLSEIDDLEEYRKTRDCFWYDKMFDRYIHRYYEVIPTKRVINVPANVKRVLDDRWKFVLVEIGKRKELTSAVKTCKRCSLYAASTDSVDCAVCHDTYHMYCVRPVLTKKPARGFAWACAACSRAQERKLEARNTPILGESQAEVEEEVVEEEEEEPNGANGTSSSTPAIVEEEAPRPATEEQVAQARMWPYRYLGIHCRVEDALDYDDRIYPRASSRLGPRFQAIVNPWPGRPVEYVKPTDIKKKYMKSSGGRKDSKLSKEALAALEAAKQEKANRPKWVMDEPQGYVRRGEDEPVTVNGKQVRTAELMFKMPTATQIPSRGEDDAPGADLSAADRERFIDDYMARAKEIAPDLGVEKYSTNFLDKALELLYANSFDVETALSKLKQMNKYKDLKEPHLRPEEVKAFEQGVAKYGSEWRNLTKHVGTVPHYQIVRFYYMWKKTARGHQIWDHYEGRRGKKEAKRNHTAKLVDDVADDHDDSAYDNEKAVEKKRGFQCKFCSTRTSRQWRRAPGIPPGTTTPSEPSSKQRDKGPQLTVALCLRCALLWRKYGIQWENVDEVAKKISQSGNKSWRRRVDEELLTQLLISTETPISINSATAATAASIGVPVAANPQVQETTKKKGRTNDKDSGATSTATSVEPAPKKKPAPEKAPEPAPIVPDPPKAKTLPCAVCNKMEPMGDQHLSCRDCRLTVHRSCYGVSPSRNCVKWLCDMCTNDRNPLFSTCYECVLCPVTWTEHELMEAPRSTHKKKTERDREKERLEKEMVSEAIKLYRQRQEAVGKPIGPREPLKRTDGNNWVHVACAVWTPEIKFANAKELEPAEGFALISADKYREVCKICKSNNGACVPCHFSGCNVQFHVGCAFQAQYTFGFDITPVKSSRRDTVQSVRLKDEVGVASAGIWCPHHTVPSVVHAVGEPTEEEGINALQRFVQNYKQADLSLTGTLRRAAYVQQSIIASQHSATSAGHRRASAVNGVTAPPPTTKDTSKNTGVSPEEATDEMAIDSENHAPTQVTGTDATRKCARCSTAYTPRWWPIDKSRRTTAADHRPPLLNGAGMNEPRFPPAASASPPYIHRNPSQHSLMKLNGEFNSADKNGLASNPEASLDQQNQDSYECHKCHLKQIPAQPSPEPRPSPYSAQRPVLPAPRLPEYHNHSYGPHAHPPQTGVLPRPLGPPPSNGPEWYPGYEQRPGDYGDKLRNGIPVASYRGGPPPPPPHHMNGFQPAPSHHAPPHHYTSGAHPPPPPQPFPTHQSPYGPVSIPSPHLSHPAGPRPYAPSASPPDVHSTMVRHSPQHSLSALNGGPPARVYSVDRVLSAPTQSPPVSQAHVDPRGRTPPGKLDDAPVTAPAGPTSSIRHTNVNGTNGGSGASASPSLKNLLS; this comes from the exons ATGGCCTCGGATAGGTCACCGCCCCAGAAGTCGCAGCAACACCACGTGAGGCCcaattcttcctcttccgctGCAGCAACTGCCGCGGGTCAACGTCGCATGCCCACCCCTGGCCAGTCATCCCGAACGGGTTCTGCCGACTCTCCTACCCCCCAAGGGCTCGCCACCCTCAACGAACGGCAGTCCCAACCCATGACTACCAGCACTTCAGCTTCAGAAGTTGCGGGTACGGAGCCGCCTAGTGCCTCCGCCACTCCTGCGCCCTATGGAACGCGCTCCAGAGGTCGTAATGCGGCTCCCCGCCCCAACTACGCAGAGGATCGTGACATCGACATGGACCTGGAAATCGCTCAACCCGCAACAAAGGCTGCGAAGCGAACTAACGGTGTGCCTAACCAATCTGCCAATGGCACCAAAACAGATGGCGAAAAATCAGCGCCATCTTCGAACTCTCGAAAAAGTCAAACGGCGGTGAATGGAACTAGTCCCGCTTCTGCTGCCAAAGATTCAATTCCTGGAACATCGTCCTTCTCTGCAAAACTAGAAGAAGCCAATGGTGCTTCAAATTCAAGAAAACGAAAGCAACCGGCCAGCGCTACGACTTCCAGCTCCGCAAATGGGAGCGCATCTAAGAAGCTTTTCACCACGCCTCCCGGTGCGAGTCAAGGGCATAATGACTCAAACTCGAATATGGTATCTTTTGAGAATCGAGGAGCTCATCTGGAAGATGGCAAACTGACAGCCGACGACGGCACAACCTTTTCTATAAACG ACCACGTTTACCTTATCTGTGAACCCCCAGGAGAACCGTATTACTTGGCACGTATCATGGAGTTTATTCCAAACAAGGATGTGCCTTCTGGCCCCATCGAGGCAGTGCGCGTAAATTGGTATTACAGACCTCGTGATATACAGCGCAAAGTTGCAGATACGAGACTTGTATTTGCATCCATGCATTCCGATACATGTCCACTTACTTCATTACGGGGAAAGTGTCAAATCAAGCATCTCTCGGAGAttgacgatcttgaagagTATAGAAAGACTCGGGACTGCTTTTGGTATGACAAGATGTTTGACAGATATATTCATCGGTACTATGAGGTCATCCCTACGAAAAGAGTGATCAACGTCCCTGCGAATGTCAAGAGAGTCCTTGACGATCGCTGGAAATTTGTTCTTGTCGAGATcggcaaaagaaaagaattgaCCAGCGCCGTCAAAACCTGCAAGCGCTGCAGTTTGTATGCTGCGAG CACCGATTCCGTGGATTGCGCTGTGTGCCACGATACGTATCATATGTATTGTGTACGGCCTGTTCTAACCAAAAAGCCCGCCCGCGGGTTCGCATGGGCCTGTGCAGCCTGCAGTCGTGCCCAAGAGCGAAAACTTGAGGCTCGGAACACTCCGATCCTTGGCGAATCTCAAgcggaagttgaagaagaagttgtcgaagaggaggaggaagaacccAACGGTGCGAACGGCACATCAAGCAGCACTCCTGCAattgtcgaagaagaagccccTCGGCCAGCCACCGAAGAGCAGGTTGCGCAGGCCAGGATGTGGCCTTATCGTTATCTAGGGATACACTGCCGTGTTGAAGACGCGCTAGACTATGACGACCGGATATATCCTCGGGCGAGCTCTCGGTTGGGACCGCGATTCCAGGCAATCGTAAACCCTTGGCCAGGGCGTCCTGTGGAATATGTCAAGCCAACCGATatcaagaaaaaatatatgaAGAGCTCTGGAGGTCGCAAGGACTCGAAGCTCTCGAAAGAGGCCCTAGCTGCACTTGAGGCCGCGAAGCAAGAGAAGGCAAACAGACCAAAATGGGTTATGGATGAGCCGCAGGGATATGTACGGCGCGGTGAAGATGAGCCGGTTACCGTCAACGGTAAGCAGGTGCGTACGGCGGAGCTAATGTTCAAGATGCCCACTGCGACCCAAATACCCTCTCGGGGCGAAGACGATGCGCCTGGTGCGGATCTTAGCGCTGCGGATCGAGAGAGATTTATCGACGACTATATGGCTAGAGCAAAGGAGATAGCGCCTGACCTTGGGGTCGAAAAGTACTCTACGAATTTTCTGGATAAGGCTTTGGAGCTGCTTTATGCAAATAGTTTCGATGTCGAGACTGCTCTTTCCAAGTTAAAGCAGATGAACAAGTACAAGGATCTAAAGGAGCCCCATCTGCGACCTGAAGAAGTAAAAGCGTTCGAGCAGGGCGTTGCGAAGTACGGATCGGAGTGGCGGAACCTGACGAAACATGTCGGTACTGTACCGCATTATCAAATCGTGCGGTTCTACTACATGTGGAAGAAGACAGCCCGCGGTCACCAGATCTGGGATCATTATGAAGGTAGGCGAGGCAAGAAGGAAGCTAAGCGAAATCACACTGCAAAGCTCGTGGATGACGTGGCAGACGATCATGATGATTCAGCCTATGACAATGAGAAGGCTGTTGAGAAAAAGCGTGGTTTCCAGTGCAAGTTCTGCTCTACACGTACCTCACGCCAATGGCGGCGTGCCCCTGGGATCCCGCCCGGGACTACAACCCCAAGCGAACCATCATCGAAGCAACGAGATAAGGGGCCGCAGCTTACGGTGGCTCTCTGCTTACGATGCGCTCTACTATGGAGAAAGTATGGGATTCAGTGGGAGAATGTAGATGAAGTCGCCAAGAAGATCTCCCAAAGTGGCAACAAGTCATGGCGCCGGCGTGTTGATGAAGAACTACTGACACAGCTCCTTATTTCCACCGAGACTCCGATTAGCATCAATAGTGCGACTGCTGCGACTGCTGCCTCGATTGGTGTCCCTGTAGCAGCCAACCCTCAAGTGCAGGAGACcacaaaaaagaagggacGCACCAACGATAAAGACAGTGGCGCGACTTCGACTGCTACATCCGTGGAACCGGCgccaaagaagaagccagCACCAGAGAAGGCCCCGGAACCGGCACCGATTGTCCCCGATCCACCCAAGGCTAAGACACTTCCTTGTGCCGTCTGTAACAAGATGGAACCTATGGGTGATCAACATTTGTCCTGTAGGGACTGTCGGCTAACCGTTCACCGAAGCTGCTATGGAGTCAGCCCGTCACGGAATTGCGTTAAATGGCTGTGCGACATGTGTACCAATGACAGAAATCCGTTGTTCTCGACATGTTACGAGTGTGTTCTATGCCCTGTGACCTGGACAGAGCATGAATTGATGGAAGCTCCACGGTCGAcgcacaagaagaagactgAGCGGGATCGGGAAAAGGAGAGGTtagagaaggagatggttAGTGAAGCTATCAAACTCTATCGACAAAGGCAGGAAGCCGTAGGCAAGCCGATCGGTCCTCGGGAACCGCTGAAGCGGACTGATGGTAACAACTGGGTCCATGTCGCTTGTGCGGTTTGGACTCCCGAGATCAAGTTTGCCAACGCGAAAGAGCTTGAACCTGCTGAAGGATTTGCACTTATTTCCGCAGACAAGTACCGTGAGGTTTGCAAAATTTGCAAGTCAAACAATGGTGCTTGTGTACCATGCCATTTCAGTGGCTGCAATGTTCAGTTCCATGTTGGTTGCGCGTTCCAGGCGCAGTACACGTTTGGCTTCGATATCACGCCCGTTAAGAGCTCTAGGAGAGATACCGTGCAGAGTGTGCGGCTCAAGGATGAGGTTGGAGTGGCCTCTGCGGGAATCTGGTGCCCTCATCATACAGTACCGTCTGTTGTTCATGCAGTAGGCGAGCCTacggaggaagaaggcatcaATGCCCTCCAGCGATTCGTCCAAAACTACAAACAAGCCGACCTTTCCTTGACTGGGACTCTACGTAGAGCGGCGTATGTTCAGCAGTCTATTATCGCATCACAACACAGTGCGACATCGGCCGGACACCGACGGGCATCTGCTGTCAACGGCGTTACCGCTCCTCCGCCTACAACGAAGGATACCTCTAAGAATACAGGGGTGTCCCCTGAGGAAGCTACGGACGAGATGGCCATTGATTCCGAAAATCATGCACCGACCCAGGTCACTGGCACAGATGCAACAAGAAAATGTGCGCGTTGCTCTACCGCATACACCCCTCGGTGGTGGCCTATCGATAAGTCACGACGAACAACAGCTGCTGATCACAGGCCACCTCTACTCAACGGAGCTGGGATGAATGAACCAAGATTTCCGCCTGCGGCCTCAGCAAGCCCTCCATATATTCATCGAAACCCCTCTCAACATTCCCTCATGAAGCTTAACGGTGAATTCAATTCTGCAGACAAGAATGGACTAGCGAGTAATCCCGAAGCGTCATTGGACCAACAGAACCAGGACTCATACGAGTGTCATAAATGCCATCTCAAACAGATACCTGCCCAGCCCTCTCCAGAGCCTCGGCCGTCTCCTTACTCGGCTCAGCGGCCAGTCCTCCCCGCCCCCCGTCTTCCAGAATATCACAATCATTCTTACGGCCCTCATGCCCATCCTCCACAAACCGGGGTGCTGCCTAGGCCTCTTGGTCCGCCGCCTTCCAATGGGCCTGAATGGTATCCGGGATATGAACAGCGTCCCGGCGATTATGGGGATAAGCTTCGCAATGGCATTCCAGTTGCTAGCTACCGCGGAGGACCTCCACCACCCCCACCGCACCATATGAATGGCTTCCAGCCCGCTCCTTCACACCATGCCCCGCCGCATCATTACACGAGTGGagctcatcctcctccacctccccaGCCGTTTCCTACTCATCAGAGCCCCTATGGGCCAGTCTCTATACCCTCTCCTCATCTTTCTCACCCAGCTGGGCCTCGACCATACGCCCCATCGGCATCACCTCCGGATGTGCACTCTACAATGGTTCGACACTCCCCACAGCACTCACTCAGTGCATTGAACGGGGGACCACCGGCACGTGTCTATTCTGTCGATCGCGTTCTTAGTGCGCCAACGCAGTCACCTCCCGTTTCGCAAGCACATGTTGATCCACGAGGTCGGACGCCACCCGGAAAGTTAGACGATGCACCTGTCACCGCGCCCGCAGGTCCGACGAGCAGCATCAGGCATACGAATGTCAACGGGACAAATGGCGGCTCCGGCGCTAGCGCAAGCCCATCTCTCAAGAATTTACTCTCTTAA
- a CDS encoding putative DNA-directed DNA polymerase theta codes for MSARSGQPFQFHGFQTTIDVARQQNHDVAPLAGQKRLPDHNPDNAHKVSVLSHPTSTSHLSSRPVDFVRPSVAPLKSRITASEIRSVAASIPEKERETTTNEDHVYDPCQYLKDPRYGLSPALVANFASVGVKSIYPWQASCLLVPGLLEGKKHLVYTAPTGGGKSLVADVLMLKRIIENPSRKAILVLPYVALVQEKLKWLRRIVQDVEKRIDDIDDQAAGVEPYHQRWKKLQKSIRVTGFFGGSRTTATWADTDIAVCTIEKANTLINTAIEECNIGDLGVVVLDELHMLDDEHRGYLLELMVTKILLLQQDIQIIGMSATLSNTELLAEWMNANYYISTYRPIPIDDYLVYENAIYPAATSRQLFQTITRLASMSTVSLTDTMPPHRIIQPPAFRELANPTTNAMVALSVDTAAAGYGALVFCGSRQACQLHASIISEAMPVPAAVNPEELSRRLDLLAELRSLPSGLDPVLENTLVRGVGFHHAGMTTEEREFIAQAYDQGILRVLVATCSLAAGVNLPARRVIINGARMGRELVGPAMLRQMCGRAGRKGKDEAGETYLICGKSELQAVCDLLEADMPAIESCLAPEKRGLKRAILEAIATGLVSGLEAIKEYVKCTLLYRTMDKKIAYNIMKSALQELVSEDLLHQNDDESYVATQLGQAVVASAFTPEDGLFVYEELNRALQAFVMDGDMHVFYMFTPLQVAATTQVDWPIFRDQLDNLDESGLRALQFIGVQPGFVNRMVQSGASLKEDTPEQIKLAVVYRRTYTALQLRDLSNEVPLSVVASRYRTPRGAVQTLAQQCHGFAAGMVKFCQRMGWGMLAAVLDHMRDRLEAGARADLLEMAQVTYVKGWTARLLRDNGFRNLRALAEADAKDLVPILMMVNPRKAQRSQTHPSEAERYAKKLLAKAEVIVASANKIWEREMQVELDE; via the exons ATGTCAGCGCGGTCCGGTCAGCCATTTCAGTTCCATGGCTTCCAGACCACCATTGATGTTGCTCGTCAGCAAAATCATGATGTAGCTCCCTTAGCGGGGCAAAAACGACTTCCAGATCATAACCCGGATAATGCTCATAAAGTTTCCGTTCTAAGTCATCCTACCTCCACCAGCCACTTGAGTTCTCGTCCAGTCGATTTTGTCCGGCCTTCTGTGGCCCCTTTGAAGAGTCGTATAACTGCCAGTGAGATCCGTTCCGTGGCGGCAAGTAtcccagaaaaagaacggGAAACAACTACCAATGAAGACCATGTCTATGACCCTTGTCAATACTTGAAAGATCCCCGATATGGATTGTCACCGGCGCTGGTAGCTAACTTTGCTTCTGTCGGTGTCAAGAGCATCTATCCATGGCAGGCTTCATGTTTGCTTGTCCCAGGGCTACTTGAGGGTAAGAAGCATCTGGTCTATACGGCCCCTACGGGGGGAGGAAAGTCCCTTGTAGCTGACGTTCTGATGCTGAAACGTATCATCGAGAACCCTTCACGCAAAGCCATTTTGGTTCTTCCATACGTCGCACTAGTACAGGAAAAGTTGAAATGGCTTAGACGCATTGTTCAGGATGTTGAAAAACGCATCGACGACATCGATGATCAAGCAGCTGGCGTGGAGCCATATCATCAACGTTGGAAGAAGCTACAGAAGTCAATCCGAGTCACGGGTTTCTTCGGAGGTAGTAGGACAACTGCTACATGGGCCGATACAGATATTGCGGTTTGCACGATAGAGAAG GCCAACACATTGATCAATACTGCTATTGAAGAATGCAACATCGGAGATCTGGGTGTAGTTGTCTTGGACGAGCTGCATATGCTTGATGATGAACACCGCGGGTATCTTCTGGAGCTGATGGTCACCAAGATACTTCTACTACAGCAGGATATCCAGATCATTGGCATGAGCGCCACTCTGTCG AACACTGAATTACTTGCAGAGTGGATGAATGCAAACTACTACATCTCAACATATCGGCCCATTCCGATTGATGACTATCTCGTATACGAGAACGCGATTTATCCCGCAGCAACCTCGAGGCAGCTATTCCAGACGATCACAAGATTGGCATCGATGTCCACCGTATCCCTTACGGACACTATGCCTCCCCATCGTATAATCCAGCCCCCGGCGTTTCGAGAACTTGCAAATCCAACCACAAATGCGATGGTAGCTTTATCAGTCGATACGGCAGCTGCAGGATATGGTGCATTGGTTTTCTGCGGTAGCAGACAGGCTTGTCAACTTCATGCCTCTATCATTAGTGAAGCCATGCCAGTACCAGCCGCAGTAAATCCAGAGGAACTAAGCAGACGATTGGACCTGCTCGCTGAACTACGAAGCCTTCCTAGTGGTCTTGATCCGGTCCTCGAGAATACGCTGGTCAGAGGCGTAGGCTTCCACC ATGCGGGCATGACAACAGAAGAACGTGAATTCATAGCGCAGGCTTACGATCAAGGCATTTTGAGAGTTCTCGTGGCCACTTGCAGTCTTGCGGCCGGAGTCAATCTTCCTGCCAGGAGAGTCATTATTAATGGTGCTCGTATGGGACGTGAGTTGGTGGGACCGGCAATGCT GCGCCAAATGTGTGGGCGAGCTGGTCGCAAGGGAAAGGATGAGGCAGGCGAGACCTACCTCATTTGTGGAAAGTCCGAACTACAGGCAGTCTGTGATCTGCTGGAAGCTGATATGCCAGCAATCGAGAGCTGTCTAGCGCCAGAGAAGCGTGGTCTCAAGAG GGCGATTTTGGAAGCTATAGCCACTGGCCTCGTCTCTGGTTTAGAAGCGATCAAGGAATACGTGAAATGCACCCTTCTTTATCGGACCATGGACAAAAAGATAGCGTACAACATTATGAAATCTGCGCTCCAAGAATTGGTCAGCGAAGATCTGCTGCATCAGAACGATGACGAATCATATGTTGCGACGCAACTTGGCCAGGCTGTTGTTGCATCTGCATTTACACCCGAGGATGGTCTTTTTGTTTACGAAGAGCTAAACCGAGCGTTACAGGCTTTTGTGATGGATGGTGACATGCATGTCTTCTATATGTTCACTCCTCTCCAGGTAGCGGCGACCACACAAGTCGATTGGCCCATCTTTCGAGACCAGTTAGACAACCTTGACGAAAGCGGACTGCGTGCTTTGCAATTTATTGGTGTTCAGCCGGGCTTTGTAAACAGAAT GGTTCAAAGCGGTGCATCTCTTAAAGAAGACACCCCCGAACAGATCAAACTGGCTGTCGTCTACCGACGTACTTACACCGCGCTTCAGCTTCGTGATTTGAGTAATGAGGTTCCTCTATCGGTGGTCGCCAGTCGCTACCGGACCCCTCGCGGGGCAGTCCAGACATTGGCCCAACAGTGTCATGGGTTTGCCGCTGGTATGGTCAAGTTTTGCCAACGCATGGGCTGGGGAATGCTCGCGGCAGTCCTTGATCATATGCGGGATCGTTTGGAAGCCGGTGCTCGCGCTGATCTATTGGAGATGGCTCAAGTCACTTATGTCAAAGGCTGGACGGCTAGGTTGCTTCGAGACAACGGGTTCCGAAACTTGAGGGCGTTGGCAGAGGCCGATGCAAAGGACCTTGTTCCCATATTAATGATG GTAAATCCACGAAAAGCACAGAGAAGCCAAACCCACCCCTCAGAAGCGGAACGATATGCTAAAAAACTGCTTGCTAAAGCAGAAGTAATTGTTGCGTCAGCAAATAAGATTTGGG AACGTGAAATGCAAGTCGAATTGGATGAGTAA